The proteins below come from a single Desulfuromonadales bacterium genomic window:
- a CDS encoding carboxymuconolactone decarboxylase family protein, producing MTVALLHNCDYCALAHEALAGMVGASQAEINEAKQVIELFSSFSAIANTLRIPCDIFPPEQD from the coding sequence TTGACCGTCGCCCTTTTGCACAACTGTGACTATTGTGCCCTGGCGCATGAGGCCCTGGCCGGAATGGTCGGAGCGAGCCAGGCCGAGATCAATGAGGCCAAGCAGGTCATCGAGCTGTTTTCCAGCTTCAGTGCAATCGCCAACACCCTGCGGATACCCTGCGACATCTTCCCGCCTGAGCAGGACTGA